TGGGTGGCAGGCGTGCCGATGACCAGCCAGCCGGAGACATTTCCAAGCATTGTGTCGCAAGCTGCCGTTGTCATGGACATGACCACAGGCACAATTGTGTACGCAAAGGATCCGCTTGTCGAACATTATCCCGCGAGCATCACCAAAATCATGACCGCCATCATCGCGCTTCAAGACGGGAAGTTGACAGACATCGTGCCAGTGAGTAAAGATGCTGCGAACCAACCGCCCGACAAACTGTACTTTGTACCTGGGGAACAAAAGACGTTAGAGCAAATGCTGTACGGCCTGTTGCTCATTTCTGCCAATGATGCTGCTGTCGCAATTGCTGAGAAATACGGCGGAAGTGTATCCGGTTTTTCTGACATGATGAATCGTGAAGCGAAGGCTCTCGGCGCCACGCACACGCACTTTGACAACCCAAATGGACTTCCTGACAAAAATCACATTACGACCGCCTATGATATGGCCTTGATATCCCGAGCCGCCATGCAGATACCCGAGTTCCGCAAGATTGTGGCGACAAAATCGTACAACTGGAAGGGTCAGGCGTGGCAATCAAAGCTCTACAACATCAATCGCATGTTGTTCACTTACCCTGGGGCGATTGGCATTAAGACCGGTTTTACGAGCGTTGCCCATGAAACGCTTGCGGTGGCAGCGACACACGGAAACGATACGTTCCTGGCCGTGTTGCTCGACGCACCCACAAACTACGATATCCATCACGATGCCGCACAGTTATTGAACTTTGCCTTTGCTCACTATCAGACAGTGACAATCACCCACCAGGGGGATATCCTCGGCCACCTTCAGACGTCGAGCGGGAAAGTTGTCCCACTTTATGCGTCGCAGGACGTTGAGGCGACGGTTGACACAGGTCACCCGATTGTCCCAAAAGTGACACTTCACCTGCACACCTTGCCACCTGACTCGAGTGTCACGCAAGGAATTGCGCTCGACACCGCAACACTTTCCATGAACGCACCCTTTCTGGAAGCCGAAAATGGTGCACATCGAAACAAAAATGGCACGCTTGACGTCGGCGATGTTGCGTATGCTGTGCCGGATCAGCCAATCACAACGATGCCTGTGTACGTCAACCTCGATGCTTTCTCAAAGCAGACGGCCGCAAAATCGATTGCAACGTGGGACTCAAAACGATGGTTTATCTCATCCGCCGCCGGCCTGCTACTGCTCTTGGGAGTGTCTGGCGCGTTGCTCATCTGGCGGAAACGTCAACAAAAAAAGGCTGCCCGCCCCTTTTCCTAACGGGTTCGGTTTTGAGGGACAGGGTCGGCAAATAGCATGCCAAATGGAGCATGAATTCGCGAATGAAATCACGCTCCTATTTTTGTTGTCATATCAAGGTTTCCCGATGATTTCACTTCATTTCGGCGGGTGAATTCGCGCACTAATTCGCAACAACACAATAAATTTATTGATCATGGGCTTGTTGAATTAACGGGCTAGTGCAATATCAGCACTATGAAGAAATGGATGAATCGTACTTGCAGTTTCCTCGACATTATTGACCTCAATTATTGGATCTAGTAACATTGTCACTCTATGAATTTTTCGTTTTCAATATTATTAGTTTGTTTATGTCATTTCCATCAACTCTGTAAATCTGCGGACAGGTAAGCACTTGGGTAGCCGGAATATGGAGGACGTTCCTTGAATACGTCAAAAACCAATAGCAGTATAGGTGGCATGGAGAGCACAGATCTGTTCAGTCCTATCCGTGCATCACGCGACTTTACAGCTCTCTGGCTCGGACAGACAATGTCACTGTTTGGCGATACCGTCTTATGGGTCGCACTGCCTCTGACTGTGTTACAGTCTTCCAATGCCACCCTGCAACTTGGAATTACAATGAGTCTTTTCATGATTCCTCAAATCTTGTTATTGCCCTTCACTGGAGTTTTAGTTGATAGAACTTCCAGGACTAGAATCATGATTATTACAGACGTAATACGTTTTTGCTTGGTTTCGATACTTGCGTTGTTATATTTTGAACACTGGATGGATGAGACAATACTAAATGGGTTTGTCCTGATATATGGAGTCATGAAGGCATTGTTTAATCCTGCGTACTCGGGTGCACGCCAGCAAGTTTTCACACCAGCTATCCGTAATGCCGCTATATCCCTTTCTCAAACGAGCGCACAAATAGCGCGGCTACTTGGCCCCGCCTTAGGCGGCGTTGTTGTGGGCTTAGGCTCTCCATCTGCTGGATTCGCCCTTGATGCCCTCATGCTACTTGCATCTGTCATTAGTCTCATGTTTCTCCGTATACCCACACCAAAAAACATGAAATCTATTCAAGGCGCACGAGGATACTTTGATGAATTACTCGGAGGGTATTACGCAGTGCGAAGCCATCCGTGGCTATGGATAACCATTTTGGCCTTCGCGTTCTTGAGTATAGCTAGCATGGGACTCACCACCATTCTTGTACCATGGCTGGTCAAAGTACACTTACGCTTATCCGACATATCCTACGGTTTAGTAAACAGTGCGACAGGGATAGGCGCACTCATTTCGGCGTTTATCTACAGTCGCCGGCGTACATGGAATCACCGGGCTTATATCGCCTATGGAGGACTAGCGACGAATGCATTAGCTATCTGTGGACTTTCGTTTGTTCACACAACATTAATGCTCATGCTGATGATGGCTGTTGCAAGCGCTGGGACTATGATGTTCGGAGTAGTGTGGGAAGGAAGCATGCAGGAATTAATTTCATCTGAAGCCTACGGGAGAGCGGCAAGCCTAGACTACTTTGGATCATGGGTCTTGTTACCTGTCGGTAACATATTTACCGGATGGTTAGCGTCTCAAAT
The Alicyclobacillus curvatus genome window above contains:
- a CDS encoding MFS transporter; the protein is MNTSKTNSSIGGMESTDLFSPIRASRDFTALWLGQTMSLFGDTVLWVALPLTVLQSSNATLQLGITMSLFMIPQILLLPFTGVLVDRTSRTRIMIITDVIRFCLVSILALLYFEHWMDETILNGFVLIYGVMKALFNPAYSGARQQVFTPAIRNAAISLSQTSAQIARLLGPALGGVVVGLGSPSAGFALDALMLLASVISLMFLRIPTPKNMKSIQGARGYFDELLGGYYAVRSHPWLWITILAFAFLSIASMGLTTILVPWLVKVHLRLSDISYGLVNSATGIGALISAFIYSRRRTWNHRAYIAYGGLATNALAICGLSFVHTTLMLMLMMAVASAGTMMFGVVWEGSMQELISSEAYGRAASLDYFGSWVLLPVGNIFTGWLASQIGGVHTIWLESSFMVLVTIVTMAVPGVRSYN
- a CDS encoding D-alanyl-D-alanine carboxypeptidase; the protein is MNCFQLPVAEAAVPPTQSNGAISANTGALQTMESPSPYSEANPLVLNQTWVAGVPMTSQPETFPSIVSQAAVVMDMTTGTIVYAKDPLVEHYPASITKIMTAIIALQDGKLTDIVPVSKDAANQPPDKLYFVPGEQKTLEQMLYGLLLISANDAAVAIAEKYGGSVSGFSDMMNREAKALGATHTHFDNPNGLPDKNHITTAYDMALISRAAMQIPEFRKIVATKSYNWKGQAWQSKLYNINRMLFTYPGAIGIKTGFTSVAHETLAVAATHGNDTFLAVLLDAPTNYDIHHDAAQLLNFAFAHYQTVTITHQGDILGHLQTSSGKVVPLYASQDVEATVDTGHPIVPKVTLHLHTLPPDSSVTQGIALDTATLSMNAPFLEAENGAHRNKNGTLDVGDVAYAVPDQPITTMPVYVNLDAFSKQTAAKSIATWDSKRWFISSAAGLLLLLGVSGALLIWRKRQQKKAARPFS